Proteins from a genomic interval of Musa acuminata AAA Group cultivar baxijiao chromosome BXJ1-9, Cavendish_Baxijiao_AAA, whole genome shotgun sequence:
- the LOC135593179 gene encoding microtubule-associated protein 70-2-like has product MADPSGGGEAELPATLSGSFKGDGKAASRRRASIRRSLEADEFINLLHGSDPVKVELNRLENEVRDKDRELGEAQAEIKALKLSERAREKAVEELTEELTKVDGKLKLTESILESKNLEIKKLNDEKKASMAAQFAAEATLRRVHAAQKDDDMPPIEAILAPLEAEIKLARQEIAKLQDDNRALDRLTKSKEAALLEAERTIEIALAKASMVDDLQNKNQELMKQIEICQEENKIFDKLHRQKVAEVEKLSLTVRELEEAVLAGGAAANAVRDYQRKVQEMNEERKTLDRELARAKVTANRVAVVVANEWKDANDKVMPVKQWLEERRFMQGEMQQLRDKLAIADRTARYEAQLKEKYQLRLKVVEEGLRMSSSGSSRTNIEGKSVTNGSTRRQSIGGAENLSKPLFSGSVVRRSPSFQLRSSLSSSTSAVLKHAKGTSKSFDGGTRSLDRGKVLAIGMSHSLNRSSDGIKDIDASNTCEGIPNEKLCEHNSADSDDTVSGLLYDMLQKEVITLRKACHEKDQSLKDKDDAIEILAKKVDTLTKAMEVEAKKMRREVATMEKEVAAMRVEKEQDSRAKRFGSSRGPVHVSQLLPGSYLAAMRVEKEQDSRAKQFGSSKGPVHISQLLPGRNLPRTGMTRNLQ; this is encoded by the exons ATGGCTGATCCGAGCGGCGGCGGGGAGGCGGAGTTGCCCGCCACGCTGTCGGGTTCCTTTAAAGGGGACGGGAAGGCGGCTTCGAGGCGGAGGGCGTCTATCCGGCGGAGCTTGGAGGCGGATGAGTTCATCAATCTGTTGCACGGGTCGGATCCGGTCAAGGTTGAGCTCAACAGGCTCGAGAATGAAGTCAGAG ATAAGGATAGGGAGTTGGGGGAGGCTCAAGCAGAGATTAAGGCGCTGAAGTTGTCTGAGCGTGCAAGGGAGAAGGCGGTCGAAGAG CTTACTGAGGAATTGACCAAGGTGGATGGGAAGCTCAAGTTGACAGAGTCTATTCTAGAGAGCAAA AATCTTGAAATTAAGAAGTTAAATGATGAGAAGAAGGCTTCGATGGCTGCCCAGTTTGCAGCAGAAGCTACCCTCAGAAGGGTTCATGCTGCTCAAAAGGATGATGATATGCCACCAATCGAGGCCATTCTTGCACCACTTGAAGCTGAGATAAAGCTTGCCCGCCAGGAG ATTGCAAAATTGCAAGATGACAATAGAGCACTGGATCGTCTAACCAAATCAAAGGAGGCAGCCCTCTTGGAGGCAGAAAGGACAATAGAAATAGCTTTGGCAAAGGCTTCCATGGTGGATGATCTGCAAAACAAGAACCAGGAGTTAATGAAACAGATTGAGATTTGCCAG gaagaaaacaaaatcttcgACAAATTGCATCGTCAAAAGGTTGCTGAAGTTGAGAAGCTTAGCCTGACTGTAAGAGAACTTGAAGAAGCTGTCCTTGCTGGTGGTGCAGCTGCAAATGCTGTTAGAGACTACCAGCGCAAAGTTCAAGAGATGAAT GAAGAGAGAAAAACCCTTGACCGTGAACTTGCACGCGCAAAAGTTACAGCTAATAGAGTTGCAGTTGTTGTGGCAAATGAATGGAAAGATGCTAATGACAAAGTAATGCCTGTTAAACAATGGCTTGAAGAGCGAAGGTTCATGCAG GGTGAAATGCAGCAACTACGTGATAAGCTTGCTATTGCAGATCGTACTGCAAGATACGAAGCTCAGTTAAAA GAAAAATATCAGTTGCGCCTTAAAGTCGTAGAAGAGGGATTGAGAATGTCATCCAGTGGTTCCAGCCGTACTAACATTGAAGGGAAGAGTGTAACTAATGGCTCTACCCGTCGTCAATCTATTGGTGGAGCTGAGAATCTCTCCAAGCCTTTGTTCAGTGGATCTGTAGTTCGGAGATCACCATCCTTTCAGTTGAGATCTTCGCTCTCAAGTAGCACCAGTGCAGTACTAAAACATGCAAAGGGGACGTCAAAATCATTTGATGGTGGCACTAGGTCATTGGATAGGGGTAAAGTCCTTGCAATTGGAATGAGCCATTCACTCAACAGATCTTCTGatggtattaaagacattgatgCAAGTAACACTTGTGAGGGGATTCCAAATGAGAAACTCTGTGAGCACAACAGTGCTGATTCAGATGATACTGTGTCTGGTCTTTTGTACGACATGCTACAAAAGGAGGTGATCACCCTACGAAAAGCATGTCACGAGAAAGATCAAAGCCTGAAGGACAAAGATGATGCAATTGAG ATTTTAGCCAAGAAAGTGGATACTTTGACCAAAGCAATGGAAGTAGAAGCCAAGAAAATGAGAAGGGAAGTAGCCACTATGGAGAAAGAGGTAGCTGCTATGCGAGTGGAGAAGGAACAAGACAGCAGGGCCAAGCGGTTTGGTAGTTCAAGGGGTCCTGTACATgtttctcaactgcttcctggaag TTATCTAGCTGCTATGCGAGTGGAGAAGGAACAAGACAGCAGGGCCAAGCAGTTTGGTAGTTCAAAGGGTCCTGTACATatttctcaactgcttcctggaag GAACCTGCCAAGAACAGGGATGACGCGGAACCTTCAATGA
- the LOC135583761 gene encoding uncharacterized protein LOC135583761 isoform X2 has translation MKQRVRDKVPAVRAFAVRALSRFVNDGDDSDITNLFLQTLCQEQNTEVRKTIVLSLPPSNMTSEAIVGSTLDVSESVRKAAYLVLASKFPLHSLSIKHRTIILQRGLSDRSSSVRKECLKMLKDEWLAKCCSGDLIALMRFLDVETYESVGEAVMEALFKDGTIILKEYQSPRQFLASNCENTEGCTSNIRLMDAEAALYWKILCRHLQSEAETKGNDAATTTGTEAAIYASEASDKNDLLDEILPATVSDFVSLVKVHLSAGPNYCFTSLQLLLFGAMLDYSDVANRKVASEFVNELLLRPLEHEVDDDGNKIVIGDGISLGGDREWARAILELAKKVHASMGEFEAVVTSVIKELAQPCRERTADFMQWMHCLALTGLLLENIPSLWSLQGKAIEPSELLHSLLLPGAKHSHIDVQRVATRCLSLFGILERRPTGELVSQLRQSFIDGATSVRIMASKSLIDLLTWHGPQEVDKAIGIDIKQPNNEKEGLVSIHSSNLRDDESIGLLDLLYNGLNSDDSGEVGDGDDDESVHSILGEGFAKILLLSENYPSISTCLSPLILHKLVNLYFCDETKELQRLKQCLSIFFEHYPALSCTHKRCISTAFIPTMRSLWPGVYGKSGGPAITVSKLRKRAVLAAHFMLQMMQIPLFSNERKEDELSSGNLSSSVQTSDDFDSGEEGIAIRIAAEVAGCPEKKTSAGKSYILALCRIAASINFRPSEQHAIKCMRGLLNGMITSITRDKELVKELNLMAARLRSLDEHPDEGLSEDQSTALFGKLGFEGNLNIDTSTVIPPTPAPQSGRTATTRRRRVRREVSSSDDDAQSVPLVPMTPSQTNVRSHRTSKTAAMSKITNKTAVESSDDEDGESDVTSDEFSE, from the exons ATGAAACAGCGTGTTCGAGACAAAGTCCCGGCGGTCCGTGCATTTGCAGTCAGAGCTCTCTCACGGTTTGTGAATGATGGAGACGACAGTGACATTACTAATCTTTTTCTCCAGACTCTTTGTCAAGAGCAAAATACA GAAGTTCGAAAGACAATAGTTCTATCTCTGCCTCCCTCGAACATGACATCTGAAGCTATTGTTGGATCCACCCTTGATGTTAGTGAGTCAGTGCGGAAAGCAGCATACCTAGTCTTGGCAAGTAAATTTCCACTTCACAGTCTTAG CATCAAGCACAGGACCATTATCCTTCAGAGGGGGCTTTCGGATAGGTCTTCATCTGTAAGAAAGGAGTGCTTGAAAATGCTGAAAGATGAGTGGCTTGCAAAGTGCTGCAGTGGAGATCTGATTGCCCTCATGAGATTTCTTGATGTGGAAACATATGAATCAGTTGGAGAGGCTGTTATGGAAGCTCTATTCAAAGATGGTACAATAATATTGAAAGAATACCAGAGTCCAAGACAGTTCTTGGCATCAAATTGTGAAAACACAG AAGGATGCACTTCCAACATTCGGCTGATGGATGCAGAAGCTGCTCTTTATTGGAAAATCCTATGCAGGCATCTACAAAGTGAAGCTGAA ACCAAAGGTAATGATGCTGCAACTACCACTGGCACAGAAGCAGCAATATATGCATCAGAAGCTTCAGATAAAAATGACCTTTTAGATGAAATTCTTCCAGCAACAGTATCCGACTTTGTTAGTTTGGTAAAAGTGCACCTTTCTGCTG GACCAAATTATTGCTTCACATCTCTCCAGCTATTATTATTTGGTGCAATGCTTGACTATTCAGATGTTGCAAACAGGAAAGTTGCTAGTGAATTTGTGAATGAGCTTTTGCTCCGGCCTCTTGAGCATGAAGTTGATGATGATGGGAATAAGATTGTAATAGGAGATGGGATCAGCCTTGGTGGAGACAGGGAATGGGCCAGAGCAATATTAGAATTGGCAAAAAAAGTGCATGCTTCCATGGGTGAATTTGAAGCAGTAGTAACAAGTGTAATTAAGGAACTTGCTCAGCCTTGCAGAGAGCGAACTGCTGACTTCATGCAGTGGATGCATTGCCTTGCATTAACTGGCCTACTTTTGgaaaacattccttccctctggaGCCTGCAAGGCAAAGCAATCGAACCCTCTGAGCTGCTCCATTCTTTGTTGCTTCCtggg GCAAAACATAGTCATATTGATGTTCAAAGGGTTGCAACAAGATGCCTTTCCCTCTTTGGAATTTTAGAAAGGAGACCAACAGGAGAGCTAGTATCACAGTTAAGACAGTCCTTCATAGATGGTGCTACTTCAGTACGAATTATGGCTAGTAAGTCATTAATTGATCTGTTGACATGGCATGGTCCTCAAGAAGTTGATAAAGCAATTGGGATAGATATTAAACAGCCAAACAATGAAAAAGAAGGATTAGTATCCATACATTCCTCAAATCTGAGGGATGATGAAAGCATTGGATTACTTGATCTGTTATACAATGGACTTAACAGTGATGACAGTGGTGAAGttggtgatggtgatgatgatgagagTGTTCATTCTATCCTGGGAGAAGGATTTGCTAAGATTCTTCTTCTGAGTGAGAATTATCCAAGCATTTCTACATGTTTATCTCCTTTGATCTTACACAAGCTCGTTAACTTGTACTTTTGTGATGAAACCAAGGAATTACAAAG GCTAAAGCAATGCTTATCCATATTCTTTGAGCATTATCCAGCTCTCTCGTGCACTCACAAG AGGTGTATCTCTACTGCTTTTATTCCTACCATGCGATCCTTGTGGCCTGGTGTCTATGGTAAGTCTGGGGGTCCTGCCATCACAGTGTCTAAACTGAGAAAGCGTGCAGTGTTAGCGGCACACTTTATGTTGCAAATGATGCAAATCCCTCTTTTCTCAAACGAAAGGAAGGAAGATGAGCTTAGTTCTGGAAACCTCTCTAGTTCAGTCCAGACATCAGATGACTTTGACAGTGGGGAGGAGGGGATTGCTATTCGCATTGCTGCGGAG GTAGCAGGCTGCCCAGAGAAGAAAACATCTGCAGGAAAATCATATATCTTGGCACTATGCAGGATAGCTGCTTCGATCAATTTTCGACCATCAGAGCAACATGCCATTAAGTGCATGAGGGGCCTTTTGAATGGCATGATCACCTCAATAACACGGGACAAAGAACTCGTCAAGGAATTGAATCTTATGGCAGCACGTCTCAGATCGCTTGATGAACATCCAGATGAAGGATTATCAGAGGACCAATCTACTGCTCTATTTG GGAAGCTAGGATTTGAAGGCAACCTGAACATTGATACTTCCACAGTGATACCACCAACACCTGCACCACAGTCTGGCAGAACTGCAACAACCAGGCGGCGAAGGGTAAGGCGAGAAGTTTCTTCATCAGATGATGATGCACAATCTGTTCCTCTGGTTCCGATGACGCCTAGTCAAACCAACGTGCGTTCCCATAGAACAAGCAAAACAGCAGCAATGAGCAAGATAACTAACAAGACTGCAGTTGAATCCTCTGATGATGAAGATGGAGAGTCAGATGTGACATCAGATGAATTTTCAGAATGA
- the LOC135583761 gene encoding uncharacterized protein LOC135583761 isoform X1: protein MGEEERRLAGEIARVLDECRLSHAVHPRKLKELSALRSASVADAHAGLCFFAAFTRAVTPLFDFPRRTVSSERAVRFVSAFAARRDEKDAVVCDAFLEEFLRFLLVAAAAAHRPARFRACQIISEIIMRLPDDAEVSDELWDEVLDSMKQRVRDKVPAVRAFAVRALSRFVNDGDDSDITNLFLQTLCQEQNTEVRKTIVLSLPPSNMTSEAIVGSTLDVSESVRKAAYLVLASKFPLHSLSIKHRTIILQRGLSDRSSSVRKECLKMLKDEWLAKCCSGDLIALMRFLDVETYESVGEAVMEALFKDGTIILKEYQSPRQFLASNCENTEGCTSNIRLMDAEAALYWKILCRHLQSEAETKGNDAATTTGTEAAIYASEASDKNDLLDEILPATVSDFVSLVKVHLSAGPNYCFTSLQLLLFGAMLDYSDVANRKVASEFVNELLLRPLEHEVDDDGNKIVIGDGISLGGDREWARAILELAKKVHASMGEFEAVVTSVIKELAQPCRERTADFMQWMHCLALTGLLLENIPSLWSLQGKAIEPSELLHSLLLPGAKHSHIDVQRVATRCLSLFGILERRPTGELVSQLRQSFIDGATSVRIMASKSLIDLLTWHGPQEVDKAIGIDIKQPNNEKEGLVSIHSSNLRDDESIGLLDLLYNGLNSDDSGEVGDGDDDESVHSILGEGFAKILLLSENYPSISTCLSPLILHKLVNLYFCDETKELQRLKQCLSIFFEHYPALSCTHKRCISTAFIPTMRSLWPGVYGKSGGPAITVSKLRKRAVLAAHFMLQMMQIPLFSNERKEDELSSGNLSSSVQTSDDFDSGEEGIAIRIAAEVAGCPEKKTSAGKSYILALCRIAASINFRPSEQHAIKCMRGLLNGMITSITRDKELVKELNLMAARLRSLDEHPDEGLSEDQSTALFGKLGFEGNLNIDTSTVIPPTPAPQSGRTATTRRRRVRREVSSSDDDAQSVPLVPMTPSQTNVRSHRTSKTAAMSKITNKTAVESSDDEDGESDVTSDEFSE from the exons ATGGGGGAGGAAGAGAGGCGTCTCGCCGGCGAGATCGCGAGGGTTCTTGACGAGTGCCGCCTATCCCACGCCGTCCATCCCCGCAAGCTCAAAGAGCTCTCTGCCCTCCGCTCGGCCTCCGTAGCCGACGCTCATGCCGGCCTTTGCTTCTTCGCCGCCTTCACTCGAGCCGTCACTCCCCTCTTCGACTTTCCCCGACGCACCGTCTCCTCCGAACGCGCCGTCAGATTCGTCTCCGCCTTCGCCGCCCGCCGCGACGAGAAGGACGCCGTCGTCTGCGATGCCTTTCTGGAGGAGTTCCTCCGTTTCCTCCTCGTCGCCGCCGCGGCCGCCCATCGACCGGCTAGGTTCCGTGCCTGCCAGATCATCTCGGAG ATAATAATGCGGTTGCCGGATGATGCAGAGGTGAGCGATGAGCTCTGGGATGAGGTCCTAGACAGCATGAAACAGCGTGTTCGAGACAAAGTCCCGGCGGTCCGTGCATTTGCAGTCAGAGCTCTCTCACGGTTTGTGAATGATGGAGACGACAGTGACATTACTAATCTTTTTCTCCAGACTCTTTGTCAAGAGCAAAATACA GAAGTTCGAAAGACAATAGTTCTATCTCTGCCTCCCTCGAACATGACATCTGAAGCTATTGTTGGATCCACCCTTGATGTTAGTGAGTCAGTGCGGAAAGCAGCATACCTAGTCTTGGCAAGTAAATTTCCACTTCACAGTCTTAG CATCAAGCACAGGACCATTATCCTTCAGAGGGGGCTTTCGGATAGGTCTTCATCTGTAAGAAAGGAGTGCTTGAAAATGCTGAAAGATGAGTGGCTTGCAAAGTGCTGCAGTGGAGATCTGATTGCCCTCATGAGATTTCTTGATGTGGAAACATATGAATCAGTTGGAGAGGCTGTTATGGAAGCTCTATTCAAAGATGGTACAATAATATTGAAAGAATACCAGAGTCCAAGACAGTTCTTGGCATCAAATTGTGAAAACACAG AAGGATGCACTTCCAACATTCGGCTGATGGATGCAGAAGCTGCTCTTTATTGGAAAATCCTATGCAGGCATCTACAAAGTGAAGCTGAA ACCAAAGGTAATGATGCTGCAACTACCACTGGCACAGAAGCAGCAATATATGCATCAGAAGCTTCAGATAAAAATGACCTTTTAGATGAAATTCTTCCAGCAACAGTATCCGACTTTGTTAGTTTGGTAAAAGTGCACCTTTCTGCTG GACCAAATTATTGCTTCACATCTCTCCAGCTATTATTATTTGGTGCAATGCTTGACTATTCAGATGTTGCAAACAGGAAAGTTGCTAGTGAATTTGTGAATGAGCTTTTGCTCCGGCCTCTTGAGCATGAAGTTGATGATGATGGGAATAAGATTGTAATAGGAGATGGGATCAGCCTTGGTGGAGACAGGGAATGGGCCAGAGCAATATTAGAATTGGCAAAAAAAGTGCATGCTTCCATGGGTGAATTTGAAGCAGTAGTAACAAGTGTAATTAAGGAACTTGCTCAGCCTTGCAGAGAGCGAACTGCTGACTTCATGCAGTGGATGCATTGCCTTGCATTAACTGGCCTACTTTTGgaaaacattccttccctctggaGCCTGCAAGGCAAAGCAATCGAACCCTCTGAGCTGCTCCATTCTTTGTTGCTTCCtggg GCAAAACATAGTCATATTGATGTTCAAAGGGTTGCAACAAGATGCCTTTCCCTCTTTGGAATTTTAGAAAGGAGACCAACAGGAGAGCTAGTATCACAGTTAAGACAGTCCTTCATAGATGGTGCTACTTCAGTACGAATTATGGCTAGTAAGTCATTAATTGATCTGTTGACATGGCATGGTCCTCAAGAAGTTGATAAAGCAATTGGGATAGATATTAAACAGCCAAACAATGAAAAAGAAGGATTAGTATCCATACATTCCTCAAATCTGAGGGATGATGAAAGCATTGGATTACTTGATCTGTTATACAATGGACTTAACAGTGATGACAGTGGTGAAGttggtgatggtgatgatgatgagagTGTTCATTCTATCCTGGGAGAAGGATTTGCTAAGATTCTTCTTCTGAGTGAGAATTATCCAAGCATTTCTACATGTTTATCTCCTTTGATCTTACACAAGCTCGTTAACTTGTACTTTTGTGATGAAACCAAGGAATTACAAAG GCTAAAGCAATGCTTATCCATATTCTTTGAGCATTATCCAGCTCTCTCGTGCACTCACAAG AGGTGTATCTCTACTGCTTTTATTCCTACCATGCGATCCTTGTGGCCTGGTGTCTATGGTAAGTCTGGGGGTCCTGCCATCACAGTGTCTAAACTGAGAAAGCGTGCAGTGTTAGCGGCACACTTTATGTTGCAAATGATGCAAATCCCTCTTTTCTCAAACGAAAGGAAGGAAGATGAGCTTAGTTCTGGAAACCTCTCTAGTTCAGTCCAGACATCAGATGACTTTGACAGTGGGGAGGAGGGGATTGCTATTCGCATTGCTGCGGAG GTAGCAGGCTGCCCAGAGAAGAAAACATCTGCAGGAAAATCATATATCTTGGCACTATGCAGGATAGCTGCTTCGATCAATTTTCGACCATCAGAGCAACATGCCATTAAGTGCATGAGGGGCCTTTTGAATGGCATGATCACCTCAATAACACGGGACAAAGAACTCGTCAAGGAATTGAATCTTATGGCAGCACGTCTCAGATCGCTTGATGAACATCCAGATGAAGGATTATCAGAGGACCAATCTACTGCTCTATTTG GGAAGCTAGGATTTGAAGGCAACCTGAACATTGATACTTCCACAGTGATACCACCAACACCTGCACCACAGTCTGGCAGAACTGCAACAACCAGGCGGCGAAGGGTAAGGCGAGAAGTTTCTTCATCAGATGATGATGCACAATCTGTTCCTCTGGTTCCGATGACGCCTAGTCAAACCAACGTGCGTTCCCATAGAACAAGCAAAACAGCAGCAATGAGCAAGATAACTAACAAGACTGCAGTTGAATCCTCTGATGATGAAGATGGAGAGTCAGATGTGACATCAGATGAATTTTCAGAATGA
- the LOC135583761 gene encoding uncharacterized protein LOC135583761 isoform X3, producing the protein MGEEERRLAGEIARVLDECRLSHAVHPRKLKELSALRSASVADAHAGLCFFAAFTRAVTPLFDFPRRTVSSERAVRFVSAFAARRDEKDAVVCDAFLEEFLRFLLVAAAAAHRPARFRACQIISEIIMRLPDDAEVSDELWDEVLDSMKQRVRDKVPAVRAFAVRALSRFVNDGDDSDITNLFLQTLCQEQNTEVRKTIVLSLPPSNMTSEAIVGSTLDVSESVRKAAYLVLASKFPLHSLSIKHRTIILQRGLSDRSSSVRKECLKMLKDEWLAKCCSGDLIALMRFLDVETYESVGEAVMEALFKDGTIILKEYQSPRQFLASNCENTEGCTSNIRLMDAEAALYWKILCRHLQSEAETKGNDAATTTGTEAAIYASEASDKNDLLDEILPATVSDFVSLVKVHLSAGPNYCFTSLQLLLFGAMLDYSDVANRKVASEFVNELLLRPLEHEVDDDGNKIVIGDGISLGGDREWARAILELAKKVHASMGEFEAVVTSVIKELAQPCRERTADFMQWMHCLALTGLLLENIPSLWSLQGKAIEPSELLHSLLLPGAKHSHIDVQRVATRCLSLFGILERRPTGELVSQLRQSFIDGATSVRIMASKSLIDLLTWHGPQEVDKAIGIDIKQPNNEKEGLVSIHSSNLRDDESIGLLDLLYNGLNSDDSGEVGDGDDDESVHSILGEGFAKILLLSENYPSISTCLSPLILHKLVNLYFCDETKELQRLKQCLSIFFEHYPALSCTHKRCISTAFIPTMRSLWPGVYGKSGGPAITVSKLRKRAVLAAHFMLQMMQIPLFSNERKEDELSSGNLSSSVQTSDDFDSGEEGIAIRIAAEDSCFDQFSTIRATCH; encoded by the exons ATGGGGGAGGAAGAGAGGCGTCTCGCCGGCGAGATCGCGAGGGTTCTTGACGAGTGCCGCCTATCCCACGCCGTCCATCCCCGCAAGCTCAAAGAGCTCTCTGCCCTCCGCTCGGCCTCCGTAGCCGACGCTCATGCCGGCCTTTGCTTCTTCGCCGCCTTCACTCGAGCCGTCACTCCCCTCTTCGACTTTCCCCGACGCACCGTCTCCTCCGAACGCGCCGTCAGATTCGTCTCCGCCTTCGCCGCCCGCCGCGACGAGAAGGACGCCGTCGTCTGCGATGCCTTTCTGGAGGAGTTCCTCCGTTTCCTCCTCGTCGCCGCCGCGGCCGCCCATCGACCGGCTAGGTTCCGTGCCTGCCAGATCATCTCGGAG ATAATAATGCGGTTGCCGGATGATGCAGAGGTGAGCGATGAGCTCTGGGATGAGGTCCTAGACAGCATGAAACAGCGTGTTCGAGACAAAGTCCCGGCGGTCCGTGCATTTGCAGTCAGAGCTCTCTCACGGTTTGTGAATGATGGAGACGACAGTGACATTACTAATCTTTTTCTCCAGACTCTTTGTCAAGAGCAAAATACA GAAGTTCGAAAGACAATAGTTCTATCTCTGCCTCCCTCGAACATGACATCTGAAGCTATTGTTGGATCCACCCTTGATGTTAGTGAGTCAGTGCGGAAAGCAGCATACCTAGTCTTGGCAAGTAAATTTCCACTTCACAGTCTTAG CATCAAGCACAGGACCATTATCCTTCAGAGGGGGCTTTCGGATAGGTCTTCATCTGTAAGAAAGGAGTGCTTGAAAATGCTGAAAGATGAGTGGCTTGCAAAGTGCTGCAGTGGAGATCTGATTGCCCTCATGAGATTTCTTGATGTGGAAACATATGAATCAGTTGGAGAGGCTGTTATGGAAGCTCTATTCAAAGATGGTACAATAATATTGAAAGAATACCAGAGTCCAAGACAGTTCTTGGCATCAAATTGTGAAAACACAG AAGGATGCACTTCCAACATTCGGCTGATGGATGCAGAAGCTGCTCTTTATTGGAAAATCCTATGCAGGCATCTACAAAGTGAAGCTGAA ACCAAAGGTAATGATGCTGCAACTACCACTGGCACAGAAGCAGCAATATATGCATCAGAAGCTTCAGATAAAAATGACCTTTTAGATGAAATTCTTCCAGCAACAGTATCCGACTTTGTTAGTTTGGTAAAAGTGCACCTTTCTGCTG GACCAAATTATTGCTTCACATCTCTCCAGCTATTATTATTTGGTGCAATGCTTGACTATTCAGATGTTGCAAACAGGAAAGTTGCTAGTGAATTTGTGAATGAGCTTTTGCTCCGGCCTCTTGAGCATGAAGTTGATGATGATGGGAATAAGATTGTAATAGGAGATGGGATCAGCCTTGGTGGAGACAGGGAATGGGCCAGAGCAATATTAGAATTGGCAAAAAAAGTGCATGCTTCCATGGGTGAATTTGAAGCAGTAGTAACAAGTGTAATTAAGGAACTTGCTCAGCCTTGCAGAGAGCGAACTGCTGACTTCATGCAGTGGATGCATTGCCTTGCATTAACTGGCCTACTTTTGgaaaacattccttccctctggaGCCTGCAAGGCAAAGCAATCGAACCCTCTGAGCTGCTCCATTCTTTGTTGCTTCCtggg GCAAAACATAGTCATATTGATGTTCAAAGGGTTGCAACAAGATGCCTTTCCCTCTTTGGAATTTTAGAAAGGAGACCAACAGGAGAGCTAGTATCACAGTTAAGACAGTCCTTCATAGATGGTGCTACTTCAGTACGAATTATGGCTAGTAAGTCATTAATTGATCTGTTGACATGGCATGGTCCTCAAGAAGTTGATAAAGCAATTGGGATAGATATTAAACAGCCAAACAATGAAAAAGAAGGATTAGTATCCATACATTCCTCAAATCTGAGGGATGATGAAAGCATTGGATTACTTGATCTGTTATACAATGGACTTAACAGTGATGACAGTGGTGAAGttggtgatggtgatgatgatgagagTGTTCATTCTATCCTGGGAGAAGGATTTGCTAAGATTCTTCTTCTGAGTGAGAATTATCCAAGCATTTCTACATGTTTATCTCCTTTGATCTTACACAAGCTCGTTAACTTGTACTTTTGTGATGAAACCAAGGAATTACAAAG GCTAAAGCAATGCTTATCCATATTCTTTGAGCATTATCCAGCTCTCTCGTGCACTCACAAG AGGTGTATCTCTACTGCTTTTATTCCTACCATGCGATCCTTGTGGCCTGGTGTCTATGGTAAGTCTGGGGGTCCTGCCATCACAGTGTCTAAACTGAGAAAGCGTGCAGTGTTAGCGGCACACTTTATGTTGCAAATGATGCAAATCCCTCTTTTCTCAAACGAAAGGAAGGAAGATGAGCTTAGTTCTGGAAACCTCTCTAGTTCAGTCCAGACATCAGATGACTTTGACAGTGGGGAGGAGGGGATTGCTATTCGCATTGCTGCGGAG GATAGCTGCTTCGATCAATTTTCGACCATCAGAGCAACATGCCATTAA